The following nucleotide sequence is from Diospyros lotus cultivar Yz01 chromosome 3, ASM1463336v1, whole genome shotgun sequence.
TGAAAACTTGAAAGTGGCCATGCCTTGTGTGTCTATACAAAATTACATCATAGATAGtaatcaatttatttgaaaataaaaaataattaattttataattaaaaataaaattacttgtAATAAGAGTAGAGTAGAGTGACCTTGattataaataagataaataaaacacaaaaataaatgatgAATAAACAACTAAACAAATTCCTAACGAAGGATGATAAAggatgaataataattataaattttttataaatgataaaTGGCACCCAAAAATAACTAACAACTTCATATAGTGGAACCCATATAACACTATAAAAAGACTTGATGAATTGTTCTCGTGACAAATTTGACTTGGCTCTCTTTGGATGTCATATCCGTATTAAAGCTACCTTGAAATACATGCAAGTCATTTATGACTTTTCATAGTGTATTTACGATTTTGGCATTTCATGCCATTGttctaaaaatcataattaatattattttttaatatttaatatttagtattaaaaattaatatttatttaagcTAATAACGACATGACGACGGTCGAAGATGAAGGAAAAGATAGAGATAAGGATTGGTTCGGTGGGTTTtacttcttttgtttctttttttttattatttccaaCTAATCTCTTGTATAACTTATGTATTATTTTATAGCAGattattatgtaattaatagataaaaattataaatattaaataggTTTGATTTAAAATTCAAGAGGATGGTAGACTTTTCATATAAAGTCCAATAgaaaaaatatgagtttgattaataatataattgtgtTTGTTTTAAGATGAATGAGATTTTCATAATTGTGCATGCAAGTGTTTGCAAGCTTGTTCtagtatttatatttatacgtagtgtttgttaattaagatatagattaaaaaaaaataaaatatgaaaagttttttatgtaatttttataaaagaaatcaCGTGATTTCTTACCTAGAATTGTTAGATAAACTTATCTCtcatctctataaataaatttattttgaactttaaagataataaaaaataacctaTATGTCCCTCACTACATtgcaaaaaatttaacaaataatctaataaaaattttgaaatacttcttaaccttattttaattattttatatctttgtccacattttaattttatcttaatacaatcttatcttactcattttaacaaacgatGCCTTATCATATAGCTTTCATTGTTAAGGATTtgataacaattaaatttgaattcaattaacaaatcttaattaattttgtatgatttaattttagattttcaaattttaatttcaagtttTTTGGCttgattttaaatattaaaattttatttacaggaaaaatattaaaattttatttttaattgaataaacaAGAATAACCAACATCTAAGaaaataatgtttattaattttgctGGAGAATAAGAAGCTATATTCAATGTCAAATTATTGAAGTTTTACCAATATCCCTCCGTTAACCATTTAAGGAAAGCCCCGTTGAAtctattaattatatgaataaagtaaaatttgtaaaatctacataaaaattcaattaaagaACCAACCAACGTTCCCAATAAAATATAGTGGGcctataaatgaaaaataactcTCAAGGCATGTATAAATCATCTAATCTAATatatgtttatgatgattccgCATTTAAGGcataataattatgaaattttgattgtgccaaatatgaaaattttaaaagtgtggaggtatatattaaaattttagaacttTAGGGGGCAACCATCCCCATCCGCCCCTGTTTCCTACCCCAACCAGCAAGTAAAACCAACTTCTTTTTTCAATCGTCCcctcccttcccttccctcaacctcAAACGTGACGTGAAGGTTAAGGTATTAATAAATAGGGTCAAGCCTGAATTTCAATCCTTCTTGTGAGTTTCTCAAAAGTTTTCTTCAAAGTCAGTGTTTTGTAAATTTGTAGTGCTTTGaaagttaattattaaattggtaataagtttgttttattttaagataaagTAGTTTTGTTATgtcttatttttagtttttaaataattttattagttaatgataaatgtattatattttcaaatatttaattaattaatgaaattatttaaaaagtgAAAACAAGAGGTGataaattcatattatttaaaaataaattactgtTTAACCAttgttcttaaaataataattaatattaatatttaataataatttttaatatttagtattaaaaactaatatttatttaagcTAAGAATGCCATTACAATGATAAAAAACGAATGGGAAGACAGAGAGAATGATCAGTTTGGtggatttttcttctttcatgttgaCATCTTCTATAACTCACGCATTATTTTAAAACAGATTAGGTAGTGaatagatgtaaattataaatgttaaacaTTCAATAGATTATATTTGAAGTTCAAGAGAATGATAGGCTTTTCATATAAAGTTTAGGAGGGAAAAAATATAGGTTTGGCcaataatataatgaataatgttattaattttcaataaagatgaataatgataatataataACCCATGTAAACTGTATAATTTGTTTGGAAAAGATGAAAGAACATCcaacagattttattttttatattttaaatagatgTGTAATGCCATGTAACACAGTCCACATGAGTTGCCACATCAGAACTGTTCATTCCTACTAGAAATGAATAGCATTATTGTAATATAATTGTGTTTGTTTTAAGATGAATGAGATTTCCATCATTATGTAGGCAAATGCTTGCAAGCTTGTTCTAGTATTCGTAtttagatagtgtttgttaaccaaaatacgggataaaaaaataaaatatgaaaaatattttaggcaaaaataatttttattatatttgttaaatttatttaataaccCTTAGAAAAGAATTCATGTAACTTATTATAtgaaattgtttatatatatttattttttctctcttcaaataaatttatcttgaattttacaaataaaaaaaatggcctATGGCCTATATGTCTCCTAAtacattccaaaaaatttaataaataatctaataaaaatcttagaatgttTTTCAATCTTATATTGACAATTCCATATATTAGTTTAAAAAACATTCAAATATTATCTtgatacaaatttattttactcGTTTTAATAAATACTAACTTTCATTGTTAAGGATTtgataacaattaaattaacaaatcttaattaattttgtatgatctaattttagatttcaaaatttaattttgggtttttggcttagttttaaatatttaaattttatttacagaaaaaatattagaattttatttttaattgaataaataaggATAACCAACATCTATGaaaataatgtttattaattttgctGGAGAATAACAAGCTATGGTCAATGTCAAATTATTGAAGTTTTGCCAATATCCCTCCCTTGACCATTTAAGTAAGCCCGTTGAAtctattaattatatgaataaagTAAATTTGCTAAAAtctacataaaaatttaattgaagaaCATACGTTACCAATAAAATCAGCTACCATCTACTTAATTATGATTGAAGaatgagtaattttttttttttgacttccaatgtataggttgaacggttaaataagtaatatgtcAGTGTTAATTTGGTAGATTGCGAGTTTTATTCTCGTCTTATATAAAAGTTAAAGGCTCAACTTgtgatttaatttttctaacGTAGTCAAAAGCATGAGCACTGGGCGTCATGCAAAAATGATcatattaaaaatgaataatttttatttcttagcgGAGGTAATTGAGTGGgcctataaataaaaaataactcaaGACATGTATAAATCATCTAATAATATATGTTCATGATTAGCATTTAAGGCACAATTATGAAATTTGATTGTggcaaatatgaaaattttaaaagtgtgggggtatatattaaaattttagaacttTAGGGGGAACCATCCGCCCCTGTTTCCTACCCCAACCAGCAAGTAGAACCTACTTTTTTTTCAATCGTCCCCTGCCCTCCCTTCAACGTGACGTGAAGGTTAAGGCATTAGCAAAAATTTCAATCATTGTTGTGAGTTTGTCAAAAGTTTtttcaattctattatttatttgtttcctaATAGTTGTATATtgatgatttatattttaataatttaattagatagcatttgttaaaatgaataagataaaaaaatatcaagataatGTCGAAATGATTTTCAgaccaagatatgaaataatcaagataagattagaatcatttcaagatttttatcaaattatttgttaaattttttaaaatacattagaggatacaaaaattatttttgtcttatctataaaaatcaagatatgcttatcttgaagggggagagagataaacatatcttcaaaaatcaagataagaaatcacattactttttttttacaataattactaaataagtttaacaaatatgttaAAAACATCAAACATCCATAATGTTTTCTATATCtaactattttttctttttgccttcATTAACGAACACCCCCTAATAAACATACTTTGTAAAAACACATAATGGCCAAGGCCTTCCAAGTTCATACTTTATGGTCGGATTGAGATTTGAGAGATGATATGGGCTACGGTCGATCTTTATCTTTATGATGATTttggcataaaaaaaaatatgatgaatGATTTTGATGGATGTTAGTGAATACAAAGTTTCCATTAGAGATAAGAAGACAAGATATTACACCTATTTTCTAATTACAAGCTTAATTTCCTGCCAAAATCAAAGGCTTTCCACGATTTTATAATTGTCCTCATTGGCCactccaaaatattaattaatttcgcGTACTTCTTGCTCTTTCAAATGAAAAATCACGCGACTCCACGTCTATCTCACGCTCGGTGGGAGCCACCCGGCTGGACCCCTGCTCTTGCCGGCCGCTCAGCTCTACCTCACGGCCGGACTGGTGTGGCGGCTGCGGAGGGGGTGAGGGCGAGCCCTCGATTTCCCTGTGTTCgaaatttgatgatatcctggGCGACGACTGGAAACTGTCCATCTCGCTCCGGTAATGGCGGAGGAGGTGGACTGGGGAGGTGTGGTGGGAAGGCGTCGCCGGCCAGCTCGACGGGGAAGAGGCCAGGCCGGTATGGCGGTCGTGCTTGATGTTTTTCTTGGCCGTGCGGAGCCATTTTCGGAGAGCTGCGGCCACTCTTTCGTTGAATATGGTTGGCTTCATTGTTGAACCCATCTGTTAATTAAATTACACCAATTAGCAAATATTTTGAGTCCAATAATTGAGGAAAATTTGAACCTAAAGTGCTAAACTTCACTTTTGTTGGtaacaaaaaatgtttaatCAGCGTGGTCAGGGATGTTACAagtatatattcttttttagtTTAGCAGGAATTAATATATTACTactccaaaatatatacatttccTTGAGAtggtttaatttaattaataattagttCCATTGTCATCAAAGTCATGGATATGGTTGTTCttaatatattttggttaataaaattttgtgatgaATGGTTGAGTCTTCAATGCCTGCCTGGTAGTGCAAATAATGCAGGTTTAATGAAATGAaatagcatatatataatttttgttcgTTTAAGGCTGAAATTTTTACCTGTGTGACAAGGGCATAGAGAGGGAGAGTGACGTAGCTACACAAGATTTGTACAAGGACCCTGaatcaaattatcatataatTGGAGCATGTTAGCAAATTTTAAGGACTTAATATATCactaacaaaaatgatatttttataaaaattaattgtcagccaaatgttataattatagtcatgttttgttttaatttttaatttttatttttttgctgaGATAGTAGTCGTATTTTATGATTACTAAGTACTAACAAATGGATTATTTTggacaatattttattttatatgaataagaataataattggACAGACAAATGAAGGAGACTCACCCCATAGACAGTCGTATGATTACATCTTCTAAATTGGAGTGGAAACAAGACTTCAATCCGAATTCATactgaaatcaaaagaaaaatcaagatcaGGGGGTGGGTGCATTAAAAGATTTAATCACATGCTCGACTTGAGTtgtaatactaataataataaatacaaaaataatatcttcatcatatatatcattatgttattagaaattatattatgtccaataatataatttagaaattatattattggacggatatttttccttctttcaggTTTAGAAAATTTGACATAATTAATAAAGGGCAGACAATGAGATATGGAAAGCTAGGAGTTTGGTGGCTTACCCAAGTCCATGCAAAGAAAGCAAACTGGAAGGCGTTCTACATTGATTAACgcacaaaaagaaaatagaaaaaaaaaaaagcaattaaATATCTGCCATATTAATTAAAGACATACAATGCAAAATGACACAATGATTTATTTGagagagataaaaaataatacctGAAAAAAGACAAAGTTGATAAGGTAGAGAACGAGGCGGGGCCGGTTGAACCAGAAGAGATCGTCGCCGGGCTGAACCACCGGCACCCCTTTCACCACCTCGCATCTCTCTTGGATTCTAAGCCCCATCTTAGTTATGACCACCTGCAGCTTCGTTCCCACCAGAAGAATTATCTGCACGAATCATCACCATCACCACCAGCCGCCGATCATTATTTTCGACcaccaaattataattttaatatatgttaaattaattatttaaagtcATATATACGGAATATTCAGCTGGGCTTACAATTAATGGGGTAAATGGCAGCCAGAAATAGGAATACCAGCCTGTACGCGTAAGATTTGAGGGATTTAGAAGATCTTTAAGTCAAAAGTGTGCTAAATCAACCCACTATTAGTATTAGCATTGTCAATCATTAATATAAGATTACGAATATTCACACCaatcattaattatttacttataataataaattattaattaaagagtgcTCACCGTGGGTATTAAACAGTAGGAAAAACACGGCAAAGAACCAGATTGGCGGACTGCAAAGAATTGTTAGTTAGTTGTCAGTGTCCGTAATCAAACACCAAGATCTTGGGATGAGAACTTAATAAGAGTGTcattatgtataaatataattattaatagaGGAAGggtatcacacacacacatatatatatatatatatatactgggttaagaaaaagaaaggtaaaaaaaataaaaaatcaataattaaatgctaaccTGATGCCCACAACCACCTTGAAATCCTCTTCTAGTGATCTATTTATATACTTCTGGAAATCAAAATTTGTATGGCTTTGAGGTGCCAAATGTGCctgaaacaaattaattaaacagtCGGATTCGGATACGAGTTAAGTTTGCTACCTCGACAACAATAAGTAAGACGACATATCTGTTTAttttggtttaaattttgacTGGAGTtcttaatgatatatatatagctttaaatatatagataatttatttattacattaatatagTAGAACAGAGGAGATCACGTACGTACCATGATAAATCCGTGTCGCAGGGTCAAGTAATCAACTTTAGGAACTGACCTCACAAATTGCCTGAAAAAGCAGACCTGAAGGCCAAACAGGGCAGAATTAACTAAGTACGAAAGCAAATCACGCAGTGGCGTCAGCAGAAGGGAAGATGTGGAAAAAGATCGATATAAATCGTGAGTTGGCCGGCCGGGGCCCAACCATGACGTTTGGTTGGTCGAAAATCTGAATACCATTACGACGACGACTTACTACCTACACATACATTATTTTTGTGGTCGTGGACAGCCAGACGGACCGGGACTTCTTTGCCattggattatatatatatatatatatattagcgtaACATGTCATTTATTCCAAGTTTTTATGCGCTTATATGATTGAGTGAGCTTTGCCGAGTCAAAGTCAGAATTCAACGAACTGATGACTTATTCGATTCTCTTGAGATCAATGAGTAAGTCAcagcttaattaattaagttcatGAATTgagcaattaataattaatattggagattaagtttaattaattaataacatataaGCTATATATTTTTACGAGCAGTATCTTAATTTAGATTAATGAACATGtaacatgtatacatatatagaatGGGGAAGATTATTAaggacacacacacacacacacatatatatataggtacatGCATCGACATATCACatcatattttcaataataatgTAATCTTGTGTGAACGTATGGGAAGATTGTTGATGATTAATGAATTAATGAGAAGGGTTGACTTACAATCCAAATGAGGACAGGTGTTTTGGCCCAGAACCTCAAGTGCCTTCTCCCAAACGAAGTTTCTCTTGCGAATCTGAACCTCTCTGGATCTGCATCACACACATGccttttttgacattttaaacaTATGCATCTATATACATTCACATGTACGAAACCTGATCGCAAggatatatataattactttgctcattcttctatttttagCCATGTTTTAACCAACAACATATTAATAAATCACGTAATTCTATAAGATTGGGTCTTTGGATAGattgattttaaattaataattaatttgaaattaacataaacttgcacatttcaaataccaataatatgttatatatgtcaatgcattcatatatatttatgggaAGTACCAAGTGTTTTCCTGTATATAATTGAGAGCCTTACATTCTAACATGCTATGCGGACGCGTTCATATTGGGGATGTGAGAAATGTGGCTAGCatccatatataaatatatatatatatatatatttgtatttgtttatgtatataccATTCTTTGAAACTTAATTACCCTAAAccaaagtaaaataaaaacttaattacCATGAGAGAACTGGTACTCGACTGTTCTTGTTTCCTTTTCCCATGCTTTCCAACTTCTCATCTGGATTCACCCAagtaatcaatcaatgtatatacatgcatatatataatatattgttgcatgtatatatatgattagaTATGAAGACATATATACGTTAATTATGGAAGAGAAATTAAAGGGAAGGaatatacatgtatgtatgtatacaggTACCTTAAGTCTTCCGAGAACCATGGTGAGAATACAGTAAATGACATGGAAAACCGCCAGCACAAAAATGAATATGTGAAGTTGATGAATCCCATCCGCAGACACAAATGGCACCTTATTCTGAAATTAATCACATTAAATATTAGTTATAAGAGCGACAGAgctaattataattaaataatttgctCAATTTGCATGTGTGCCATTGAACTAATTAAGAAGCAAATGGAAGCAAGTAGAAGTACTGGAAGGTCATGCCTTGGCCGCGCATTTGTCAGTTCCGGCCGCCTCCAGAACACGCCGGAAACTTCCCTCAGAGCTCGACAGCGCAGCCTCCAGAAGCTTTCGGCGGTGTTCTCCTTCTTCTCCATAATCGAGATGATTGAATTTGTTTAGTTCAGTCTCTTGTTTCTTGTTGCACGGATGCCAAGTTGCCCCCACGCTCTTCGATATGCATATGTTGGAAATTGTACTTTGCCCCATTGTTAGCAGCAACGATATAAACCCGAGCAACATAAGctcttcaaaaaataaaagaaaaagattaatcAGCCACTGTTATCTAGGCTCTCTTAATTGgacatcataaataaattaacaacaCAGTGTAGtggttttattattattatttttcttttggtttacCTGATTTGATCTTTTCAAGTGCTTCATGGAGAGCTTTCTCGTGTCTCTTCTTCAACCACTGTAATTAGTAGTGCAAGAATATCAATTAATTAACTGTGAATTAATCTAAAGCTCCAAATTGAAAAACTATATGAAGTGtgcaaatatatatcaataaacacTTGCCTTGCCAATGAGATGGATGATGTATTCGATAACAATTGAGACTGCGACCAGTAGGAAACAAACCGCTGCAACTGCCCATGTCGGCGTTTCCTCCAAAGACCGTCCTCCTCCACCTCCGGCCATATCTGCCCCTCAAAAACCCACCGGAAAACTTGCTCTCTTCTCTGTAGCAGAGAGTGAAATGAAGACCAGCTggaaacaagaaaataattaaatctctcTAACGAACATTAATTTgctcatacacacacacactcacactcTTCCAGAGGTTTTGAGTCATCGGATGGAcat
It contains:
- the LOC127796424 gene encoding MLO-like protein 6 isoform X2, which encodes MEKKENTAESFWRLRCRALREVSGVFWRRPELTNARPRHDLPNKVPFVSADGIHQLHIFIFVLAVFHVIYCILTMVLGRLKMRSWKAWEKETRTVEYQFSHDPERFRFARETSFGRRHLRFWAKTPVLIWIVCFFRQFVRSVPKVDYLTLRHGFIMAHLAPQSHTNFDFQKYINRSLEEDFKVVVGISPPIWFFAVFFLLFNTHGWYSYFWLPFTPLIIILLVGTKLQVVITKMGLRIQERCEVVKGVPVVQPGDDLFWFNRPRLVLYLINFVFFQNAFQFAFFAWTWYEFGLKSCFHSNLEDVIIRLSMGVLVQILCSYVTLPLYALVTQMGSTMKPTIFNERVAAALRKWLRTAKKNIKHDRHTGLASSPSSWPATPSHHTSPVHLLRHYRSEMDSFQSSPRISSNFEHREIEGSPSPPPQPPHQSGREVELSGRQEQGSSRVAPTEREIDVESRDFSFERARSTRN
- the LOC127796424 gene encoding MLO-like protein 6 isoform X1; the encoded protein is MAGGGGGRSLEETPTWAVAAVCFLLVAVSIVIEYIIHLIGKWLKKRHEKALHEALEKIKSELMLLGFISLLLTMGQSTISNICISKSVGATWHPCNKKQETELNKFNHLDYGEEGEHRRKLLEAALSSSEGSFRRVLEAAGTDKCAAKNKVPFVSADGIHQLHIFIFVLAVFHVIYCILTMVLGRLKMRSWKAWEKETRTVEYQFSHDPERFRFARETSFGRRHLRFWAKTPVLIWIVCFFRQFVRSVPKVDYLTLRHGFIMAHLAPQSHTNFDFQKYINRSLEEDFKVVVGISPPIWFFAVFFLLFNTHGWYSYFWLPFTPLIIILLVGTKLQVVITKMGLRIQERCEVVKGVPVVQPGDDLFWFNRPRLVLYLINFVFFQNAFQFAFFAWTWYEFGLKSCFHSNLEDVIIRLSMGVLVQILCSYVTLPLYALVTQMGSTMKPTIFNERVAAALRKWLRTAKKNIKHDRHTGLASSPSSWPATPSHHTSPVHLLRHYRSEMDSFQSSPRISSNFEHREIEGSPSPPPQPPHQSGREVELSGRQEQGSSRVAPTEREIDVESRDFSFERARSTRN